Within Marispirochaeta aestuarii, the genomic segment CCCGCGGCCAGCATGGCGAATGCGACGGGCATGCTGGTCAAAAGCAGCCCGAGAAGGATCAGACACCCGATTACACCGATTTCCACAGGACTCATGGTTTGATAAACTCCCTGCCCGGATGCGTAAGATGGTAGAGAAAAACGATCATCATCAGTATAAAGTTAAAACTGACCAGCATGGGTATCCAGAAAACCGGAAGTCCCAGATTGGGGAAAACCTCACCTGAAGCCAGCAGGGCAAGGCCGTGGCGGTACAGCTGAACCGTAAGTACACCGAAGATGGCCAGGGCGGACAGGCGCAGAAGGGAGTCCAGGATCAGACGGCCGAGCCTGCTGCACTTATGGTAAAAGAACTCGATGGCAATGTGGCCCTTGACCGCCGTCAGATACGGCAGGGCACAGGCCACGGCGACGACTCCGCAGGCACGCACCAGATCATAGGCACCCGTGATCCCGGTGCCGAAGAGGCGAAGCAGAACGTCGATAACGGTAATACCCATCATGAGAAGAACCGCTCCGCCGGCGATAATGGCGAGAGCCTTTATAAGCTGCCTGATGATGGAGAAAAACACCATGGGGCGCTTACTTCAACAATGCCAGAAGATCTTTCAGAAAGGCTTCTCCGGGAAGCCCCTTCTCTTCCGTGGACCGTATATATTCGGCATAGATGGGGTCCATGGCCGCGACCAGAGCGCTCTGCTCTGATTCCGGCAGATCGACAAACTCCTTGCCCAGCTCCTTTACAAACGCTTCGCCTTCCCGGTCGCTCTGGTCCCAGGCCTCCCCGTGACGATCGATCCATTCATCACTGACCTCATTGATAACAGCCTGAAGGTCTTCGGGCAGGGAGTTCCAGGTATTTTTGTTCATAACGGAAAACATTGCCGTTGTGTAGCCGATTGCCCTGGTATCGACAACGTAGTCGATTACCTCCCCCTGCTTCCAGCCCTTCAGGGTTTCAATAGGGCAGAAGGTGGCGTCAACGACCCCCTTCTGCAGGGCTTCATAGGTGTCTCCCTGACTCATGGAAACAGGCGTAGCCCCTAAAGCCGTCACAATCTTGGCGGAAAGTCCGGTGGCCCGGATCTTCATGTTCGCTATCTCATCCACACTTCTGACGGACTTCTTTGACGCCAGTATTCCCGGGCCGTGGGCGTGAAGATAGATTACGTGGACATCGGAGAGCTCTTCGGGCTGGTATTTCTTTACCATCTCGTTGGCCACCCGGGTAGCCGTCAGCCCGTCGGGATAGCCCACAGGCAGGTCCAGGCCTTCCAGCAGGGGAAAGCGTCCCCGGGTATAGGCAAAGACGCTCATACCAATATCCGCGACACCGGAAACTACGGCCTCGTAGGTTTGCGCCGCGTTGGAGAGGGTTCCGCCGTGAAACATGGTTATCCTGATTCGTCCACCGCTTCTTTCTTCCACCTCCCTGGCCCACGCTTCGGCAGTCTGGGCCTGCAGGTGGGTGGCGGGAAAGAACACCGCGTAATTCAGTTCATAGCTTTCTTTTTCAGCAGAATTTTCAGTTTCTGTCTTGCTGCAG encodes:
- a CDS encoding TRAP transporter small permease, producing MVFFSIIRQLIKALAIIAGGAVLLMMGITVIDVLLRLFGTGITGAYDLVRACGVVAVACALPYLTAVKGHIAIEFFYHKCSRLGRLILDSLLRLSALAIFGVLTVQLYRHGLALLASGEVFPNLGLPVFWIPMLVSFNFILMMIVFLYHLTHPGREFIKP
- a CDS encoding TRAP transporter substrate-binding protein, whose amino-acid sequence is MKRCLVLLIAVLIVLSGCSKTETENSAEKESYELNYAVFFPATHLQAQTAEAWAREVEERSGGRIRITMFHGGTLSNAAQTYEAVVSGVADIGMSVFAYTRGRFPLLEGLDLPVGYPDGLTATRVANEMVKKYQPEELSDVHVIYLHAHGPGILASKKSVRSVDEIANMKIRATGLSAKIVTALGATPVSMSQGDTYEALQKGVVDATFCPIETLKGWKQGEVIDYVVDTRAIGYTTAMFSVMNKNTWNSLPEDLQAVINEVSDEWIDRHGEAWDQSDREGEAFVKELGKEFVDLPESEQSALVAAMDPIYAEYIRSTEEKGLPGEAFLKDLLALLK